The genome window GATCTCACCACAAGCTCCTCCGCACATGGGCTCGACGTCGAATGCCTTCCATAGCTGATAGATGGAGTCCCGTCCAGGCTTCGTTCCAGCGTCCAGAAGCACACAGATATTGGGGTCCAATACACGGCCAAAGGCCTGGAAGAACCAACGATGGgagttgatcttcttctggttctttTCCTTCAAGCAGAAGATCATCTGGACTGGGCAGGCCGATCGCCCTTTTATGTGTACCTGAGTTCCTTTGAGCTCGAGACCAACCTGCGTAGTATACTCGTAGATATGCGCCGTCACGTCCTTGCCGTTCACCTGCTGCTTCGCGATACCATCCTGGTACACTCCGAGACCGGCTAGGACAGCCCGTGTCCGAGGGTTGATCTTGGCACGACCATCGCTGATGACGCAAACGACAATCTTTTTCCATGCGTCCTTGCCCCAGGTTTTACTCTGCGTCCGATTGCACATGTACTCGATGTTCTTGAACACACCGATTAATGTTCGAGCGAAAAGAAAGTCGTCCTCGTTGTACATGGTAATGACGATGAAAAGCTCGGTGTGACGAGGCTTCGCGAACAGTTTCTGGCGCAATGTAAACCGCTCCTCGTAAAAATCAGCGGGATCGCAGGTTGCCGCCGAGTAGCGCATGTGAGTGAACTCGTCACGACCAGGAGGCTCCGCATGAGGAACTTGACTGAGCAGCTTCGGCGCAATGGGACAGTCCAGGACCAGGTTACCGTGGAAGAGTTGTACTTCCTTGACCGTCTTCCAGCGTCGTATTGGCGCTGGACTCGGAGTGGGCACAGCCGCAGGGTCGTCATGGTACTCTTCACTGTACGGGTCTGGGCCGAACGGGTTCTCAGGTTGTAAAATGGGCACTTGGTCATCTTGGTAAGGCTGATGTTGCTCGTGGTACTGCCCTAGATCATAATCATCTTGCGGCGTGACTGTTGGCTCGTATGGCTGGGTATAGTATGCGTCGTGATGAGCTTCCGGGTTCACAGCATAATCGTAGGCGGGATATTGCTCGTGATGACGTTGCTCGTATGCTTCATTATGACCGTAGGAGTTGGGGATTCGTTCTACCGAGTACTATTATCTCGAGTCAATCTCTGAAGTCACGGGCACTTTGAGTGCAATGGTGTTTCTCACAGTTGGCTGCTCTGCTAGACGGTCGCTGGAAGGCATCTGCAGATGGTCATGTACGTATGGATTATCTGACAGCTGGTAAGTGTTCAAAGGCCGACCTGGCGACGGCGTTCGATCGGCCAAATGCTGAGGGTTCATGGTGGGAGAGCGATCGCCATCCTCCCCGTAGTGGTCTACAGAGATCGAATGTCAGTTGGGAATGCTCACGAATTTGAGCGTGTGATAAACAGTGTCAAAAGAAAGTATGAAATGGTAGGCAGAAACAATTGCAGAATGACCGCCGAATAGCTTGCGCAAGTGCCAATGGGAGCTAGTCTCGTCAAAGTCGCTTTATCGGGGGGTATGTTTCAGAAAGACAGAGGATGCGGAGCTGCGACGGATCCCGCAGCCCTGCAATAACAACAGCGTAACAAGGACCAAAACAAGCTATAGACTAACCTAAGCGATTATAGGACATTGTGAGAGTAGAGATCTTCGGATATTGATCGTTTGAATGAGCTACCCCTTTGTATTCCCCACGAGGAGTGATTGGGAATGCGCCAAGAACGTTGGTGGAATGAGGTCAAGCGTCCAGTCACTTGATAATTTGTCGCGGCTGGACGGAGAATTTGGTGTCTTCCAAGACAAACAGCAGGGAAGGGAATGAAGAGATCGAGGATTCTGAGCGAATAAAGGAGCTTTTTCATCTGCCAACTGCTGCCTGTTGGGCGCGACGCCACTAGTGGTGGCTGTAAAGGTGATGGGGAACTGGggaggacaagaaggagaagcaaaAGGTGTTGGCTGAGAACGGAGTAGAAAAAAGGCTTTGCTTGGCAGGCTTGTGGATGATCACTTCTTGGATTTTAGAATTCGGGGAAATAATACTTTGATGACGAGAAACAGAAAAGGTACACTGTTTACTATACATCCAAttagtctacggagtacgccCCGCAAAGTGACGCAGCTATCTGATATGCTTATCCTCcgtctacagagtacttaTAGTGGAAGGCTTCTATAAGTCCCTGCTTAGCGAGTAATCTGCACACCTGTACAATGTATTATGCAGCTGCAGAGCATTGTTTTGCATGTAATATTCCTCATCTTGACAACCGTAAAAATGAACTTCAATTCATCAATCAAGCCGTGGATATAGGTGCCTTGGTCCACGGGCTACAGTGGAGAGACTTGGGCGTAGTCCTTGGTCACTGGGCCAACGGGAAACCAATCTGCCTGTCACTGCCACAGTGCCACACCCCCAACATGTCCGCCCTGTGGCTCAGCCCTCTAAAAATAACCCTGCGCCGCAAAGGGACTAATATCACTAGTTGTATCGAAGAATTTTATCTTTTGTATGGTATTAGAGTTGAGTGACGATCATGATTGTTTAAATAAACATCACAGACGCTTGAGATTCGGGAAAATTCCCTATTTGTTTCAACATAATCATGTGAATTAGCAGGGTTATATAGTTTTGCCGTAGAGTATATTAAGCCCTAGCGCAAGTTTTCTCGATAAACGattgcagatcttcttcctttccagTGTCTTAGGCATCAGTATTTTTCATGGTTATATCAGGGACAACCTTATAGCTCCTTATCAACAAAAAAGTTCGTCATACCATGCAGTAGCAGGTGCTCTATTTGTTGAACTGGTGGATGTTCCAGAAGAATGTCTTGTGGCTGAAGGCGGTGCAACGTGGCAGAATTCTTATCGCTGTGGCGGGGTCTGCAACATTTTGATCGGAGATGCATACATGCACCTGTCACAGTGCTTGTTCAATCACCAAGCAGCTTCTCAACAGACAACGATCGCAATGACCGCCTCCGAGTCCCCTTCAGCTGAGCACAAAGTCAATGTCCTCTTTGTCTGCCTGGGGAATATTTGTAAGCACGAAACCCCCGGCCGTCACCTTGGAACTCGAATCTAATATCCCCCACACCAGGCCGCTCCACCATGGCAGAAGGAGTCTTCCGCAACATGGCAAGCACCCATCCATTGATCAACGAGATCGATTCCGCAGGCACAGGAGCCTATCACACACTCGAGCCCCCCGATTCCCGCACCATGTCCACCCTCCGCCGCCACGGCATCACAAACTACAACCACGCGGCGCGGAAGATTACCAAGGATGACTTCTTGCACTTTGACTACCTCCTCGCGATGGATAAATACAACCTGCGGGATCTGCTGGATGTGCGCGAATCGGTTGTTGCTTCGTTGCGAAAGTCTGGAGGTGCCAAGGGTCCTCGGGCGTCGAGCGGAGGTGCCGGCGCGAAAGTTGCGGAGGTGAGGTTGTTTGGTGATTTTGGGCCGGGCGGTGTTCTCCACGACCGAGTAGGTGGTGGTGAGGTTGTGCAGGATCCTTATTACGGTGGTGTTAATGGGTTCGAGGAGGTTTATCAGCAAGTTGTGCGGTTTTCCAAGTCGTTTTTAGagtacttggagaagaagcagggcTCTGAGGTTGAGGAGTGATTCCTGATCTGAGGATGGCATACTGCGTTCTTGCATGTTGAGTGATACCCGATAACTTATAGAAATGATCGATCAATAGATGACTTGGAGAATTTTGGGAGGAATTTCGAGTTCAAAGTCATACTTGGTGCACTGAGGCTTCATCAATGGTTCCGTTTTCTCAGATAGTATAGTACACATCGCTGTAATATTGCACAATTGGGCGAAGGAGATGGTCCCAAAAAACAATGGCCATACAAGTGGTGGCTAGCAGTCTCTCAGACCCGTTCACTGATCTTGATGGCCGCTCTACAGCCCAAGCGGATCACATTGACCAAGGGATCATAAGGCTGCGCCTCCTTGGCATCGTTCTCAATAGCATGATCCAAATGCTCTAGCTCCTCATCACGAATCCGACGGAACGTTACCAGCATCTCTTTGAGTTCATCATCGAGCTCCTCTCCCCGACTCTTCGCGTCTGCCTCCCATGAAAGTATCTCCCGCACTTGGTCGTTATAATGAGTCCCAATCTCCGTCTCCACTGCCTCCGTACAAGCCATGGCCGCCTCCCGGCCCATGGCTGCCGTCGACCATCCCAAGAATGTCGCTGCGACTTTCCAAATCGGATACATGACCGTCGGGCGGATCCGGTGCTTTGCAATGAGTTTGTTGAATGTCGAGAAGTGTCCGACTTCTTGGTCGTACATGTGCTTCATGAGCGGTCGGAGGTGGGGATGCGAGCGCACGACCTGGGGTGTTTGCGCAGCATAGATGAGCGTTGCGGCAAGTTCGCCGGCTTGGTTGACTCGAAGTGCGCTGTCCAGGTACTCTCGTTGTTTCTTGCTCAAAATGTATGTGGGCTTCGAGGATCCAGCCCCCGAATTCTGAGAGGACTGTTGGGCTCCATCCGGAGAACTAGACGCTGCTGTAGAGCTGTGCCGGGTGCGACTCTGGCGCAAAACTGACGGAACGAGAAAGTCGAGCATCAATGGTGATGTTGACTGAGCGGATCGGCTGAGAAAATATTTTCGAAAGGAAGATAATGAATTCATTCTGTGGGTGATTTTAATACAATCATAAACACTTGGGTAATATCACGAACAGTTAATAGATGGGTAAATCATCAGCAATTGTAGGCCTGAGGTGCTGATATACCGGATATTCCGAGGTGGTCCAATCCAAACGCATGGCTGCAGACGCGCGCTTGCGGCCTTCTTGGCAAGGCATCAATCTCGGGGGTCCTGCGGCTGGAACGTCATGGACGAACCAAATCGTGCGGATGCCGCCATGCACTCCGTCCGATTGCTTCTCTTCACCTCAAAAGCCATCCGTCCTCTTTATTATTCACTTATAATCCGCCACCCACCTCCATCCTCACAACCTGCTTGGGCATTTTTTTGTGTCGcgagattttttttttatatacCGGTGGCTCCGCCCTAGCCaaatatttaaataattCTTATATCGGTACCGCGTTCGGGTCCGTAGGTTCCAGTCGCTAAGGCCGTCGCTTTGAATTGCGACGGTGAATTAGGGGGCTGTTGCGCACTCGAATCGGCTTTTCCCTGCTTGCGCTTGCCAGACATTCTATTTTGAGCCCAACGACACCTGATTTTCAGCGACAGTTTTGCAACGATATTCACTATGGCGGACGATCTGGATGCCGAGCTGCTCGCTCTAGCGGGCGACTCCTCTGATGAGGAGTCATCACCTCAACCCAAGCAGAATTCTgaatctcctgctccttcagcttctccatcatcagccATGGCTCGAAAAGGAACGGCAAAATCGATTAAAAGGAGCAAGAAGTCGcggaatgaagatgagggcgatgaggaagatggcgAAGTGTAGGTTTGCCGTTTTCTTTGTACACCTTTTGATCTCAACTGTGTCCTTTGTGTTCGGTGGCTGGGAACTGACAACACTGGCCCCACCAGGTCTGATGCTGGGTCTCACCATTCACTCGAGTCGGCCAGCATGTCCGAGTCTGACGCCGCCTCCGATTCTGAGGGAGCAAGTGAggacgctgaagaagatcgcCCTATCTTTCCTTACGAAAAGCTCTACTACTCCgccaaagacaaagaagaaatcatGGCGTTGCCAGAAATCCAGCGAGAACAGATCCTTTCTGAGCGAGCTCAAGAGGTCGACCGACGCAACCAGGACTTGGCTCTTCGCCGTCTCTTAGCATCTCGCGAACGTGATGAGGCTCGCCGGGTGAAAAAGTCTAAGCGAAAGGCGAGCGTAGCGGATTTGGAAGAAGGCCAGCGCAAGAGCTCCCGGCAGAAGACCACACTTGGCGGGCGCAAAGTTGGCGAGGCTTCTGAGGCCATTGAGGCATACAAGCGTCAGCGTGAGAAGAAGGGCAGGCGCGATGAGCTTCGTCGTCGGGATAtggctgctggtgaagcAGCTCCAGTGAAGGACGAAGCACCATCGGACAAGGATGCTGAAGGGGAAAGCGAGGT of Aspergillus fumigatus Af293 chromosome 2, whole genome shotgun sequence contains these proteins:
- the ltpA gene encoding tyrosine protein phosphatase LTP1 encodes the protein MYYAAAEHCFACNIPHLDNRKNELQFINQAVDIGALVHGLQWRDLGVVLGHWANGKPICLSLPQCHTPNMSALWLSPLKITLRRKGTNITSCIEEFYLLRLRFGKIPYLFQHNHIFFLSSVLGISIFHGYIRDNLIAPYQQKSSSYHAVAGALFVELVDVPEECLVAEGGATWQNSYRCGGVCNILIGDAYMHLSQCLFNHQAASQQTTIAMTASESPSAEHKVNVLFVCLGNICRSTMAEGVFRNMASTHPLINEIDSAGTGAYHTLEPPDSRTMSTLRRHGITNYNHAARKITKDDFLHFDYLLAMDKYNLRDLLDVRESVVASLRKSGGAKGPRASSGGAGAKVAEVRLFGDFGPGGVLHDRVGGGEVVQDPYYGGVNGFEEVYQQVVRFSKSFLEYLEKKQGSEVEE
- a CDS encoding demethoxyubiquinone hydroxylase family protein produces the protein MNSLSSFRKYFLSRSAQSTSPLMLDFLVPSVLRQSRTRHSSTAASSSPDGAQQSSQNSGAGSSKPTYILSKKQREYLDSALRVNQAGELAATLIYAAQTPQVVRSHPHLRPLMKHMYDQEVGHFSTFNKLIAKHRIRPTVMYPIWKVAATFLGWSTAAMGREAAMACTEAVETEIGTHYNDQVREILSWEADAKSRGEELDDELKEMLVTFRRIRDEELEHLDHAIENDAKEAQPYDPLVNVIRLGCRAAIKISERV